Proteins encoded within one genomic window of Arachis ipaensis cultivar K30076 chromosome B08, Araip1.1, whole genome shotgun sequence:
- the LOC107612752 gene encoding nucleolar complex protein 3 homolog (The sequence of the model RefSeq protein was modified relative to this genomic sequence to represent the inferred CDS: added 57 bases not found in genome assembly) — protein MGKKKQKEKIVLPPELPPEIPDDEVEVSDEDLQFVNENRGYASLFSTLDTQSITKHVTRVADAKDDALEKLYEKKLRKNALKKEKEETGIQVDRVDVLPIKSLDGQLHYRTATKAESQNGPSEEETGEDVNDRKSLVKLTKAEKRAKLKKLRKEGKKQGKEVPKAEVEQTPQATVLAEVKEDLTTEEAFESKKCKLAELGNALLTDPESNIKFLKDMLQISKDNDPTIVKLGLLSLLAVFKDIVPGYRIRLPTEKELEMKVSKTVRKMRYYESTLLSAYKAYLQRLMYLEKKPLFQLVAVRCICTLLDIHPHFNFRENLLDATVRNISSTNEAIRKLCCSTVKSLFTNEGKHGGEATVEAVRLIADLVKANNCQLHPDSVEVFLSLSFDEDLGKSEKKEEDHKFKNKKNKKRKNMEASNQLPDNDRKRSKHEMISKTKEEVEAEYKAASFAPDVMERRQMQSETLSAVFETYFRILKHTMHFIATRPEVNTGASSAVESHPLFAPCLKGLGKFSHLIDLDFMGDLMNHLKVLASDGSNSGNSSEKCPKFLTVTERLQCCIVAFKVMRNNLDALIVDLQDFFVHLYSLILEYRPGRDQGEVLAEALKIMLCEDKQHDMQKTAAFIKRLATLSLCFGSAESMAALVTVRHLLQKNVKCRNLLENDTGGGSVSGTIPKYQPYSTDPNLSGALASVLWELNLLSKHYHPSISTMASGISSMSVAQNQVILSKTSPTQALMEMSLDQELTFPQHSGTIKLNNKKRRTNGPATSPSIGSASVTSSSFNEDELHEKLGSHFTLLRDIRENERLRKELDKTTLSLQLYEQYKKQKQRSKPKKKAIA, from the exons ATggggaagaagaagcagaaggaGAAGATAGTTCTTCCACCGGAGCTCCCGCCGGAGATTCCCGACGACGAGGTCGAGGTCTCCGATGAGGACCTCCAGTTCGTCAATGAGAATCGCGGTTACGCTTCCTTATTCTCCACCCTTGACACGCAATCAATCACCAA GCATGTTACTCGAGTTGCTGATGCTAAAGATGATGCTTTGGAGAAACTTTATGAGAAAAAGCTGCGAAAGAATGCTctcaagaaggaaaaagaagaaacaggAATACAGGTTGACCGAGTTGATGTTCTTCCAATCAAGTCTTTGGATGGACAACTCCATTACCGGACAG CTACAAAGGCAGAATCACAAAATGGTCCAAGTGAAGAGGAAACGGGAGAGGATGTAAATGATAGAAAAAGTCTGGTGAAGCTAACTAAGGCTGAAAAGAGAGCCAAACTTAAGAAGTTGAGGAAGGAGGGGAAAAAG GCTGAGGTAAAAGAAGATCTTACAACTGAGGAGGCTTTTGAATCTAAGAAGTGTAAACTTGCAGAGTTGGGAAATGCATTACTTACAGACCCTGAGTCCAATATTAAATTTCTGAAGGATATGCTACAGATATCTAAAGACAATGATCCTACCATTGTTAAACTTGGACTTCTGTCACTCTTGGCTGTATTTAAAGATATTGTCCCTGG CTATCGAATAAGGCTTCCTACTGAGAAAGAACTGGAAATGAAGGTTTCAAAGACTGTGAGAAAGATGCGTTACTATGAATCAACTCTACTTTCGGCATACAAG GCATACCTGCAAAGGCTGATGTACTTAGAAAAGAAGCCCTTATTTCAACTTGTAGCAGTACGTTGTATTTGTACATTGCTCGACATACATCCTCATTTCAACTTCAGGGAAAACCTGTTGGATGCTACTGTCAGAAACATAAGCTCTACTAATGAGGCCATAAG GAAACTTTGTTGTTCTACAGTTAAATCATTGTTTACAAATGAGGGTAAACATGGTGGTGAGGCTACTGTAGAGGCTGTTCGATTGATTGCCGATCTTGTCAAGGCTAATAATTGTCAGTTGCATCCTGATTCCGTTGAG GTGTTTTTGTCTCTTTCATTTGATGAGGATCTTGGGAAGTctgagaagaaagaagaggatcataaatttaaaaacaagaaaaataagaagagaaaAAACATGGAGGCATCAAATCAGTTGCCAGATAATGATAGAAAGAGAAGTAAGCATGAAATGATCTCTAAGACAAAAGAGGag GTTGAAGCTGAGTACAAGGCTGCATCGTTTGCTCCAGATGTTATGGAGAGGAGACAAATGCAATCTGAAACACTCTCTGCCGTGTTTGAGACGTATTTTCGCATTTTGAAGCACACAATGCATTTCATAGCAACCAG GCCTGAAGTAAATACTGGGGCATCATCTGCAGTGGAATCCCACCCATTGTTTGCTCCTTGTCTCAAAGGACTGGGAAAGTTTTCACATTTGATTGACCTCGACTTCATGGGGGACCTAATGAACCATCTCAAAGTACTTGCTTCTGATGGTAGTAACTCTGGCAACAGTTCTGAGAAGTGTCCTAAATTTTTGACTGTGACTGAACGTCTCCAATGTTGCATTGTTGCTTTTAAAGTGATGAGGAATAATCTTGATGCTCTGATTGTTGATTTGCAAGACTTCTTCGTCCATCTTTACAGTCTTATACTTGAATACAGGCCTGGAAG AGATCAAGGAGAGGTGTTAGCAGAAGCTTTGAAGATAATGTTGTGTGAAGATAAGCAACATGACATGCAAAAGACTGCTGCATTCATAAAGCGTTTGGCTACATTGTCGCTGTGCTTTGGATCTGCGGAGTCCATGGCTG CATTGGTCACAGTAAGGCATCTCCTTCAAAAGAATGTGAAGTGCAGAAATCTGTTGGAAAATGACACTGGAGGGGGCTCAGTTTCCGGAACAATCCCA AAATATCAACCATATTCCACGGATCCCAATTTAAGTGGAGCTCTTGCTTCTGTGCTTTGGGAACTCAATCTTTTGTCCAAGCATTATCATCCTTCTATATCAACAATGGCCTCTGGTATATCAAGCATGAGTGTTGCACAGAATCAAGTCATTCTCTCAAAAACCTCTCCTACACAAGCTTTAATGGAAATGTCTCTTGATCAGGAATTAACTTTCCCGCAACATAGTGGCACTATAAAATTGAATAACAAGAAGAGAAGAACAAATGGTCCTGCAACATCACCCTCCATTGGTTCTGCATCAGTCACTTCAAGTTcattcaatgaggatgagttgCATGAGAAACTTGGTTCCCATTTTACGCTTCTTCGCGACATTAGGGAGAATGAAAGGTTGAGAAAGGAGTTGGATAAGACTACACTATCACTACAGCTATATGAACAATATAAGAAACAAAAGCAAAGATCAAAACCAAAGAAGAAAGCCATTGCTTAA
- the LOC107613486 gene encoding cytosolic Fe-S cluster assembly factor NBP35 isoform X1, whose translation MPTSIVQVLSQNLQENPMHVKDAPINKFVPPLPKDLTLLPTPVYNITATLNVMKDYYVITFLVPDLVAIAERMATVKHKILVLSGKGGVGKSTFSAQLAFALAAMDFQVGLLDIDICGPSIPKMLGLEGQEIHQSNLGWSPVYVESNLGVMSIGFMLPNPDDAVIWRGPRKNGLIKQFLKDVYWGELDFLIVDAPPGTSDEHISIVQCLDATGVDGAIIVTTPQQVSLIDVRKEVSFCKKVGVKVLGVVENMSGLCQPLMDFKFMKLTDNGEQKDVTEWILGYMREKAPEMLNLMACSEVFDSSGGGAMKMCNQMGVPFLGRVPLDPQLCKAAEEGRSCFADKDCVVSAPALKKIIEKLIEANGLSMAASNGV comes from the exons ATGCCAACGAGC ATTGTCCAGGTCCTCAGTCAGAATCTGCAGGAAAATCCGATGCATGTGAAGGATGCCCCAATCAACAAATTTGTGCCACCGCTCCCAAAGGACCTGACCCTG CTGCCCACTCCTGTATATAATATTACTGCAACTCTGAATGTAATGAAGGACTACTACGTCATAACTTTCCTAGTTCCAG ACCTAGTTGCTATCGCAGAAAGAATGGCTACTGTGAAGCATAAAATATTGGTCTTGTCAGGAAAAGGAGGAGTAGGCAAGAGCACATTTTCCGCCCAGCTGGCATTTGCTTTAGCAGCAATGGATTTTCAAGTGGGTCTTCTTGACATTGACATTTGTGGTCCAAGCATCCCTAAGATGCTCGGTCTAGAAGGTCAAGAGATACATCAGAGCAACCTCGGGTGGTCTCCTGTCTATGTGGAGTCCAACCTTGGTGTCATGTCAATTGGATTCATGCTTCCAAATCCTGATGATGCTGTTATATGGAGAGGCCCCCGCAAAAATGGGCTTATTAAGCAGTTTCTGAAAGACGTCTATTGGGGTGAGCTTGATTTCCTTATTGTTGATGCTCCTCCTGGTACCTCAGATGAGCACATTTCAATTGTTCAATGCCTTGATGCAACTGGAGTAGATGGTGCAATTATAGTCACCACTCCTCAGCAAGTCTCTCTTATTGATGTGAGAAAAGAGGTGAGTTTCTGCAAGAAAGTTGGAGTGAAAGTTCTTGGGGTAGTAGAGAATATGAGTGGCCTGTGCCAGCCCCTAATGGATTTTAAGTTCATGAAGTTGACGGATAATGGTGAGCAGAAAGATGTTACGGAATGGATATTGGGATACATGAGAGAAAAAGCACCAGAAATGCTGAATTTGATGGCATGCAGTGAAGTTTTCGATAGTAGTGGTGGTGGCGCAATGAAAATGTGCAATCAAATGGGGGTGCCTTTTCTCGGTAGGGTTCCACTAGATCCGCAACTTTGTAAGGCAGCTGAAGAAGGCAGGTCCTGCTTTGCTGATAAAGATTGTGTCGTGAGCGCTCCTGCATTAAAGAAGATTATAGAGAAGTTGATAGAAGCAAATGGGTTGTCAATGGCAGCTAGTAATGGAGTGTAG
- the LOC107613486 gene encoding cytosolic Fe-S cluster assembly factor NBP35 isoform X2, with translation MDNGDIPENANEHCPGPQSESAGKSDACEGCPNQQICATAPKGPDPDLVAIAERMATVKHKILVLSGKGGVGKSTFSAQLAFALAAMDFQVGLLDIDICGPSIPKMLGLEGQEIHQSNLGWSPVYVESNLGVMSIGFMLPNPDDAVIWRGPRKNGLIKQFLKDVYWGELDFLIVDAPPGTSDEHISIVQCLDATGVDGAIIVTTPQQVSLIDVRKEVSFCKKVGVKVLGVVENMSGLCQPLMDFKFMKLTDNGEQKDVTEWILGYMREKAPEMLNLMACSEVFDSSGGGAMKMCNQMGVPFLGRVPLDPQLCKAAEEGRSCFADKDCVVSAPALKKIIEKLIEANGLSMAASNGV, from the exons ATGGACAACGGAGATATTCCTGAAAATGCCAACGAGC ATTGTCCAGGTCCTCAGTCAGAATCTGCAGGAAAATCCGATGCATGTGAAGGATGCCCCAATCAACAAATTTGTGCCACCGCTCCCAAAGGACCTGACCCTG ACCTAGTTGCTATCGCAGAAAGAATGGCTACTGTGAAGCATAAAATATTGGTCTTGTCAGGAAAAGGAGGAGTAGGCAAGAGCACATTTTCCGCCCAGCTGGCATTTGCTTTAGCAGCAATGGATTTTCAAGTGGGTCTTCTTGACATTGACATTTGTGGTCCAAGCATCCCTAAGATGCTCGGTCTAGAAGGTCAAGAGATACATCAGAGCAACCTCGGGTGGTCTCCTGTCTATGTGGAGTCCAACCTTGGTGTCATGTCAATTGGATTCATGCTTCCAAATCCTGATGATGCTGTTATATGGAGAGGCCCCCGCAAAAATGGGCTTATTAAGCAGTTTCTGAAAGACGTCTATTGGGGTGAGCTTGATTTCCTTATTGTTGATGCTCCTCCTGGTACCTCAGATGAGCACATTTCAATTGTTCAATGCCTTGATGCAACTGGAGTAGATGGTGCAATTATAGTCACCACTCCTCAGCAAGTCTCTCTTATTGATGTGAGAAAAGAGGTGAGTTTCTGCAAGAAAGTTGGAGTGAAAGTTCTTGGGGTAGTAGAGAATATGAGTGGCCTGTGCCAGCCCCTAATGGATTTTAAGTTCATGAAGTTGACGGATAATGGTGAGCAGAAAGATGTTACGGAATGGATATTGGGATACATGAGAGAAAAAGCACCAGAAATGCTGAATTTGATGGCATGCAGTGAAGTTTTCGATAGTAGTGGTGGTGGCGCAATGAAAATGTGCAATCAAATGGGGGTGCCTTTTCTCGGTAGGGTTCCACTAGATCCGCAACTTTGTAAGGCAGCTGAAGAAGGCAGGTCCTGCTTTGCTGATAAAGATTGTGTCGTGAGCGCTCCTGCATTAAAGAAGATTATAGAGAAGTTGATAGAAGCAAATGGGTTGTCAATGGCAGCTAGTAATGGAGTGTAG